A portion of the Oscillospiraceae bacterium genome contains these proteins:
- a CDS encoding CdaR family protein, with the protein MNSKPNKSNGTKPAVGSHSRSILDDRRIRLALSILGAIVAWMIVTIIVQPGTTNTIYNVPVDYTYDSSVYTSRGLSIVSAEDKTVNLKISGDGYTIGSLTASDFVVYPDWSSVRDSGQKTLRLLVRGANGMLNGVTVTIDGSDNMVDVMFDVVEEKTLPVTVTTNYLTISDGYILYSTEVSKDMVTLSGPSSELDKVTTCTAEVTYSGELDSSVTLATPLRFYTSGGTEVNFEYTELEESSVDVTLQVYKMATLPVNVSFINAPRDFDASVLVYELSRKQLKVAGPAEKIDALSTLSIGTIDLSTFTLNKVYELPIELPSDIYLLDNISTITLSFDCSGLETKTMNLPSSCVQVVNLPSTYQLTVETERLMNVTLCGPKAALETLTPEQVVVEIDAEDFSVATGQQNIACRLYVPSNGKIFALGSYVLQCRIESN; encoded by the coding sequence ATGAACAGCAAACCGAACAAGTCGAACGGCACAAAGCCTGCGGTGGGCAGCCACAGCCGGAGCATTCTGGACGACCGCCGCATCCGGCTGGCACTGTCCATTCTGGGTGCCATTGTGGCCTGGATGATCGTGACCATCATCGTGCAGCCCGGCACCACCAACACCATCTACAATGTGCCGGTGGACTATACCTACGATTCCTCCGTTTATACCTCCCGCGGACTGAGCATCGTCAGCGCCGAGGACAAGACGGTGAACCTGAAGATCTCCGGCGACGGCTACACCATCGGCAGCTTGACGGCCTCCGATTTTGTGGTCTACCCGGACTGGTCCAGCGTGCGGGACAGCGGCCAAAAGACCCTGCGCCTGCTGGTGCGGGGGGCCAACGGCATGCTCAATGGCGTCACCGTGACCATCGACGGCTCCGACAACATGGTGGACGTGATGTTCGATGTGGTGGAGGAAAAGACCCTTCCCGTCACCGTGACCACCAATTACCTGACCATCTCGGACGGGTATATCCTCTACAGCACCGAGGTGTCCAAGGACATGGTCACTCTGTCCGGCCCCAGCAGTGAGCTGGACAAGGTGACCACCTGCACCGCCGAGGTGACCTACTCCGGCGAGCTGGACAGCTCGGTCACCCTGGCAACGCCGCTGCGGTTCTACACCTCCGGCGGCACGGAAGTGAACTTTGAGTACACCGAGCTGGAAGAAAGCAGCGTGGACGTGACCTTGCAGGTGTACAAGATGGCCACCCTGCCGGTGAACGTGAGCTTCATCAACGCGCCCCGCGACTTTGACGCGTCGGTGCTGGTGTATGAGCTCAGCCGCAAGCAGCTCAAGGTGGCCGGCCCGGCGGAAAAGATCGACGCGTTGTCCACCCTGTCCATCGGCACCATCGACCTGTCCACCTTCACACTGAACAAGGTCTATGAGCTGCCCATTGAGCTGCCCAGCGACATCTACCTGCTGGACAACATTTCCACCATCACCCTCAGCTTTGACTGCTCCGGTCTGGAGACCAAGACCATGAACCTGCCTTCCAGCTGTGTGCAGGTGGTGAACCTGCCCTCCACCTATCAGCTCACGGTGGAGACCGAGCGGCTGATGAACGTGACCCTCTGCGGCCCGAAGGCTGCATTGGAGACCCTGACCCCGGAACAGGTGGTCGTGGAGATCGACGCGGAGGACTTCTCGGTGGCCACCGGCCAGCAGAACATCGCCTGCCGCCTGTATGTGCCCTCCAACGGCAAGATCTTTGCACTGGGCAGCTATGTGCTGCAGTGCCGCATTGAAAGCAACTGA
- a CDS encoding MBL fold metallo-hydrolase translates to MQAFHIPAPPPYYTNTFLLISDAGHAVIIDPAADVQNYEQILQEHNAVLTTLLCTHGHFDHVGSAEALRRKYHAVLYCEADDLAGDKMYPLSEADHGYAEGQTVTVDELQFTAWHTPGHTPGSVVLLCGEYLFCGDTLFAGSIGRTDLEGGSSDAMNVSLRKLAKLPIPRETQVLPGHGEFSTFGEELDNNYFIRSALRGNADF, encoded by the coding sequence ATGCAGGCATTTCACATCCCGGCACCCCCGCCGTACTACACCAATACCTTTTTGCTGATCTCGGACGCCGGCCATGCGGTCATCATTGACCCGGCGGCGGACGTGCAGAACTACGAGCAGATCTTGCAGGAGCACAACGCCGTGCTCACCACTCTGCTGTGCACCCACGGCCACTTTGACCATGTGGGCAGCGCCGAGGCCCTGCGCCGGAAGTACCACGCCGTGCTCTACTGCGAAGCGGACGATCTGGCCGGGGATAAGATGTACCCGCTTTCCGAGGCCGACCACGGCTATGCGGAAGGCCAGACCGTGACAGTGGATGAGCTGCAGTTTACGGCATGGCATACGCCGGGCCACACCCCCGGCAGCGTGGTGCTGCTGTGCGGAGAGTATCTTTTCTGCGGTGACACCCTGTTTGCGGGCAGCATCGGCCGCACCGACCTGGAGGGCGGCAGCAGCGACGCCATGAACGTGAGCCTGCGCAAGCTGGCAAAGCTGCCCATCCCGCGGGAGACCCAGGTGCTGCCCGGCCACGGCGAGTTTTCCACCTTCGGGGAGGAACTGGACAACAATTACTTCATCCGCAGCGCGCTGCGCGGCAATGCTGATTTTTAA
- a CDS encoding bifunctional (p)ppGpp synthetase/guanosine-3',5'-bis(diphosphate) 3'-pyrophosphohydrolase, with protein sequence MPEGKKLPAPAPVREEDSYSAKTHLHQPVQETATVAATAQPADAPEGALPSEVRPEIVTWDKLCEAIKASGRAYDTDMIEKAYNLANDAHKGVCRRSGEPYICHPLAVARLVLDLGMDSESIAAALLHDVVEDTPTTLDDLTAQFGSEVAQMVDGVTKLTKIQFSNIEELQAENLRKMLLAMSRDVRVMIIKLCDRLHNMRTGDAWPEQKRRDKARETMEVYAPIANRLGILNVKEELEDRSLHYLDPVGYEDISKMLSERAGEEFLAKVSGVIERRLIESGIEGATIKRRVKSIYGIYRKTIMQNKSFDEIYDIYAVRVILDSLAECYSTLGLIHDMYHPLPNRFKDYISTPKPNGYQSLHTTVIGHEGIPFEVQIRTRAMDEQAEYGVAAHWKYKEGLGGHDKLDERLAWVSQLLENQRVSEDSGNLLHDLKSDLLPEEVFAFTPKGDVINLPTGATCIDFAYAIHSAVGNRMVGCKVNNRMVPIDHIVSTGEIIEVILGPADKGPSRDWLKIVRTSEAKSKIRNWFKKMRREENIQQGRDALARELRREMIIIPDDQLDEFINSCCRRLRQNNAEELYAAIGYGGMTIANCLPKLKEEWTKLKATEERSEEDLPKVDLSKVHATDGVVVEGFDNTPIKFAKCCSPLPGDPIVGFITRGFGVSIHKQSCANAISSMKDPTNAPRWVKAYWADSVKDSYKAGLEIIALNRNELLQDVLAALADIRVPIYALNARQVENNCAVVSLTIGINNTEHLNRVVARLSKVKDVLKVTRS encoded by the coding sequence ATGCCTGAGGGAAAGAAACTGCCTGCCCCCGCCCCGGTGCGGGAGGAGGACTCGTATTCGGCCAAGACCCACCTGCACCAGCCGGTGCAGGAGACGGCCACCGTGGCCGCTACAGCACAGCCGGCAGATGCCCCGGAGGGTGCTCTGCCCTCGGAGGTGCGCCCGGAGATCGTGACCTGGGACAAGCTCTGTGAGGCCATCAAGGCCAGCGGCAGGGCCTACGATACGGACATGATCGAAAAGGCCTATAACCTTGCCAACGACGCCCACAAGGGCGTGTGCCGCCGCAGCGGCGAACCCTATATCTGCCACCCGCTGGCCGTGGCCCGGCTGGTGCTGGATCTGGGCATGGACTCCGAGAGCATCGCCGCCGCTCTGCTGCACGATGTGGTGGAGGACACCCCCACCACCCTGGACGACCTGACCGCACAGTTCGGCTCCGAGGTGGCCCAGATGGTGGACGGCGTCACCAAGCTGACCAAGATCCAGTTCTCCAACATCGAGGAGCTGCAGGCCGAGAACCTGCGTAAGATGCTGCTGGCCATGAGCCGCGACGTGCGCGTGATGATCATCAAGCTGTGCGACCGGCTGCACAATATGCGCACCGGTGACGCCTGGCCGGAGCAGAAGCGCCGCGACAAGGCCCGCGAGACCATGGAGGTGTATGCCCCCATCGCCAACCGGCTGGGCATCCTGAACGTGAAGGAAGAGCTGGAGGACCGCAGCCTGCATTACCTCGACCCCGTGGGTTACGAGGACATCAGCAAGATGCTGAGCGAGCGGGCCGGGGAGGAGTTTCTGGCCAAGGTGTCCGGCGTCATCGAGCGCCGCCTGATCGAGAGCGGCATCGAGGGTGCCACCATCAAGCGCCGGGTCAAGAGCATCTACGGCATCTACCGCAAGACCATCATGCAGAACAAGTCCTTTGATGAGATCTACGATATTTACGCCGTTCGTGTGATTCTGGACAGTCTGGCTGAGTGCTACAGCACCCTGGGCCTCATCCACGATATGTACCACCCGCTGCCCAACCGCTTCAAGGACTATATCTCCACCCCCAAGCCCAACGGCTACCAGAGCCTGCACACCACGGTCATCGGCCACGAGGGCATCCCCTTCGAGGTGCAGATCCGCACCCGTGCCATGGACGAGCAGGCCGAGTACGGCGTTGCCGCCCACTGGAAGTACAAGGAGGGCCTGGGCGGCCACGACAAGCTGGACGAGCGTCTGGCCTGGGTGAGCCAGCTGCTGGAAAACCAGCGCGTCAGCGAGGATTCCGGCAACCTGCTGCATGACCTCAAGAGCGACCTGCTGCCGGAGGAAGTGTTTGCCTTCACCCCCAAGGGCGATGTGATCAACCTGCCCACCGGTGCCACCTGCATCGACTTTGCCTACGCCATCCATTCGGCGGTGGGCAACCGCATGGTGGGCTGCAAGGTGAACAACCGCATGGTGCCCATCGACCACATCGTGTCCACCGGCGAGATCATCGAGGTCATCCTCGGCCCGGCGGACAAGGGCCCCAGCCGCGACTGGCTCAAGATCGTGCGCACCAGCGAGGCCAAGAGCAAGATCCGCAACTGGTTCAAGAAGATGCGCCGGGAGGAGAACATCCAGCAGGGCCGCGATGCGCTGGCCCGTGAACTGCGGCGCGAGATGATCATCATTCCGGACGACCAGCTGGACGAGTTCATCAACAGCTGCTGCCGCCGCCTGCGCCAGAACAACGCCGAGGAGCTGTATGCCGCCATCGGCTACGGCGGCATGACCATTGCCAACTGCCTGCCCAAGCTCAAGGAGGAGTGGACCAAGCTGAAGGCCACAGAGGAGCGGTCTGAAGAGGACCTGCCCAAGGTGGACCTGAGCAAGGTGCACGCCACCGACGGTGTGGTGGTGGAGGGCTTCGACAACACCCCCATCAAGTTTGCCAAATGCTGCAGTCCGCTGCCCGGGGACCCCATCGTGGGCTTCATCACCCGCGGCTTTGGCGTGTCCATCCACAAGCAGAGCTGTGCCAACGCCATTTCCAGCATGAAGGACCCCACCAACGCGCCCCGCTGGGTCAAGGCCTACTGGGCCGACAGCGTCAAGGACAGCTACAAGGCAGGGCTGGAGATCATTGCCCTGAACCGCAACGAGCTGCTGCAGGATGTGCTGGCCGCCCTGGCGGACATCCGGGTGCCCATCTACGCCCTGAACGCCCGTCAGGTGGAAAACAACTGCGCCGTGGTCAGCCTGACCATCGGCATCAATAATACAGAGCACCTGAACCGTGTGGTGGCGCGGCTTTCCAAGGTGAAGGATGTGCTCAAGGTGACAAGGAGTTAA
- a CDS encoding nucleoside kinase, which translates to MITIWVPKRLVEIDLYNVAACSPQQLAQLSEHSYAQRVNYAAEKIRMSGAKIVMLTGPSASGKTTSAHCIARALQQQGTPAQVISLDNFFKGAEFYPRLPDGTLDYENPDTLDLPLIKQCLRELSETGKTTLPVYDFSAEKRSDKAEPIDLQGGVCLVEGIHALNPELTGLVKGDDIYRIYAGLREEYCIDGRRVINTQDIRLCRRTLRDAATRGRSPAKTLTMWDHVLDGETRYIKGFKTTADFLLDTSFTYELGLISNLLGVVRRQFTLEGHNAELWDETARRFEHVAPLSLDLLPPDSMLREFYGGKV; encoded by the coding sequence ATGATCACGATCTGGGTCCCGAAGCGTCTGGTTGAGATCGACCTTTACAATGTGGCGGCCTGCAGCCCGCAGCAGCTGGCACAGCTGAGCGAGCACAGCTATGCCCAGCGGGTGAATTATGCCGCCGAGAAGATCCGCATGTCCGGCGCAAAGATCGTCATGCTCACCGGCCCGTCGGCCAGCGGCAAGACCACCAGCGCCCACTGCATCGCCCGCGCCCTGCAGCAGCAGGGCACCCCGGCGCAGGTCATCAGTCTGGACAATTTCTTCAAGGGGGCGGAGTTCTACCCCCGCCTGCCGGACGGCACGCTGGACTATGAGAACCCCGATACGCTGGACCTGCCGCTTATCAAGCAGTGCCTGCGGGAGCTGAGCGAGACCGGCAAGACCACCCTGCCCGTCTACGACTTCTCGGCCGAGAAGCGCTCGGATAAAGCAGAACCCATCGATCTGCAGGGCGGTGTGTGCCTGGTGGAGGGCATCCATGCCCTGAACCCGGAGCTCACCGGCCTTGTCAAGGGGGATGACATCTACCGCATCTATGCCGGTCTGCGGGAGGAATACTGCATCGACGGCCGCCGGGTGATCAACACCCAGGACATCCGTCTGTGCCGCCGCACCCTGCGGGATGCCGCCACCCGCGGCCGCAGCCCGGCCAAGACCCTGACCATGTGGGATCATGTGCTGGACGGCGAGACCCGGTATATCAAGGGCTTCAAGACCACGGCAGACTTTCTGCTGGACACCTCTTTTACCTACGAGCTGGGCCTGATCTCCAACCTGCTGGGCGTGGTGCGCCGCCAGTTCACGCTGGAAGGCCACAATGCCGAGTTGTGGGACGAGACGGCCCGCCGCTTTGAGCATGTGGCGCCGCTGAGCCTGGACCTGCTGCCGCCCGACAGCATGCTGCGGGAGTTCTATGGCGGCAAGGTCTGA
- a CDS encoding 5-bromo-4-chloroindolyl phosphate hydrolysis family protein gives MNDRENDNRIKDEGRQVQQELEDQLRAFGDTMTDAFAHGFEGRGMEIGDRAWDVGKAAVHAANFGISEAGKALRNSRNEYYKAQQEAQKTGPRNAGGMPQWARQIFGLKGEQTPVDLLRADGKKRQNGGAALLAVGITFMVIFGLGTLGCLIGLGIISPTALGDVVVSTAEDGGILMTGTGYVMNTAYNVLGIVSGVLGLATAGFGWMTACGSAWVKAGKQLGQFADLADTTDYHQGLSVRMLADLVHQNRKKMLKKLQKYIRKGWLNGWLDEKTQTLYLTAEDYRAAQETAAAPQAQPQPEPAPEQREETPLNLETARRFAAVLEQEKRLMQDAQGVEELAHMQKTTEAICDWLEAHPESLPKARRFAEYYIPTTLKLLHTYNDVQGQKGDNAESIRRDIAGILHTLNQAFDNLYDNLLSDVAMDVSSEIAALQGMLANDGLTGRDFQ, from the coding sequence ATGAACGATCGTGAAAACGACAACCGGATCAAGGACGAGGGCCGTCAGGTGCAGCAGGAGCTGGAGGACCAGCTGCGCGCCTTTGGCGACACCATGACCGACGCCTTTGCCCATGGCTTTGAGGGCCGGGGCATGGAGATCGGCGACCGGGCCTGGGATGTGGGAAAAGCAGCCGTCCATGCGGCCAACTTCGGCATCTCGGAAGCGGGAAAAGCCCTCCGGAACAGCCGGAACGAATACTACAAAGCCCAGCAGGAGGCACAGAAAACCGGGCCCCGGAACGCGGGCGGGATGCCCCAGTGGGCCAGACAGATCTTTGGCCTGAAAGGGGAGCAGACCCCCGTAGACCTGCTGCGTGCAGACGGCAAAAAGCGCCAGAACGGCGGTGCAGCCCTGCTGGCCGTGGGCATCACCTTCATGGTGATCTTTGGGCTGGGGACGCTGGGCTGCCTCATCGGGCTGGGCATTATTTCGCCGACTGCTTTGGGCGACGTTGTGGTGTCGACTGCTGAGGACGGCGGCATCCTGATGACGGGCACGGGCTACGTTATGAACACCGCCTACAACGTGCTGGGCATCGTCAGCGGCGTGTTGGGCCTTGCCACGGCGGGCTTTGGCTGGATGACGGCCTGTGGTTCCGCCTGGGTGAAAGCTGGAAAGCAGCTGGGGCAGTTCGCCGATCTTGCGGATACCACCGACTACCACCAGGGCCTTTCGGTTCGGATGCTGGCCGACCTCGTCCACCAGAACCGGAAAAAAATGCTGAAGAAGCTGCAAAAGTACATCCGCAAAGGCTGGCTGAACGGCTGGCTGGATGAAAAAACGCAAACACTCTATCTGACGGCGGAGGATTACCGCGCCGCCCAGGAAACGGCGGCTGCACCCCAGGCACAGCCGCAGCCGGAACCGGCTCCGGAGCAGCGCGAGGAAACGCCTCTCAATCTGGAAACGGCCCGCCGCTTTGCCGCTGTGCTGGAGCAGGAAAAGCGGCTCATGCAGGACGCGCAGGGCGTGGAGGAGCTGGCCCACATGCAGAAGACCACTGAGGCCATCTGCGACTGGCTGGAAGCTCACCCCGAAAGCCTGCCGAAAGCACGGCGGTTCGCGGAATACTATATCCCGACCACCCTCAAGCTCCTGCACACCTACAACGATGTGCAGGGCCAGAAAGGCGATAACGCCGAGAGCATCCGGCGGGACATTGCAGGCATCCTGCACACGCTGAACCAGGCCTTTGACAACCTCTACGACAATCTGCTGTCGGACGTGGCCATGGATGTTTCCAGCGAGATCGCAGCCCTGCAGGGAATGCTGGCCAACGACGGCCTGACCGGGAGGGATTTCCAATGA
- the hemZ gene encoding coproporphyrinogen dehydrogenase HemZ produces MKIYITGLPSGYEVEHLVRLFYPMAPLTLTPPEAGEDCVWAEKKPDGLWAMVRQGGKCAERSAPLPAPAEAGGETPEFSLASLTYDLLRQWTGIRPPWGKMTGVRPVRLIHDKRAAGWSETDIDHFFLERFDCSEQKYQMAKAIADLQEPILKVGSAPKTYSLYIGIPFCPSRCSYCSFVSCNLDRDRKMVQPYVDCLCNEVEEIRRQADKAGLTLCSIYIGGGTPTSLSADQLRQLMGTVRQNFDLSKVVEYTVEAGRPDCTDAEKLAVIKEYGATRISINPQTFSDEVLAGIGRKHSAQDILDCYAEARKAGHDDINMDLIAGLPGDTVESFEHSLRQAIALDPENITVHTLTLKRASRIVIEDQRENDYADVAAMLEKCRLLAEAGYRPYYLYRQKNTLQNLENVGWCKPGHEGYYNIYIMEEVQTILSAGAGGSTKLVADGGKRMQRIFNFKYPNEYIQRFAEVLERKKGVADFYDHDLGPEASG; encoded by the coding sequence ATGAAGATTTATATCACGGGCCTGCCCTCCGGGTACGAGGTGGAACATCTGGTCCGCCTGTTCTACCCTATGGCACCCCTTACCCTCACCCCGCCCGAAGCGGGCGAGGACTGCGTGTGGGCCGAGAAAAAGCCGGACGGCCTGTGGGCCATGGTGCGGCAGGGCGGCAAATGCGCCGAGCGCTCTGCACCGCTGCCCGCTCCGGCGGAGGCCGGCGGCGAGACGCCGGAGTTCAGTCTGGCCAGCCTGACCTATGACCTGCTGCGGCAGTGGACCGGTATCCGCCCGCCCTGGGGCAAGATGACCGGCGTGCGCCCGGTGCGCCTCATCCACGACAAGCGTGCCGCCGGATGGAGCGAAACGGACATCGACCACTTCTTCCTAGAGCGCTTCGACTGCTCAGAGCAGAAATACCAGATGGCCAAGGCCATCGCCGACCTGCAGGAGCCGATTTTGAAGGTGGGCAGTGCGCCCAAGACCTACAGCCTGTACATCGGCATCCCGTTCTGCCCGTCCCGGTGCAGCTACTGCAGCTTCGTGAGCTGCAACCTTGACCGTGACCGCAAGATGGTGCAGCCCTATGTGGATTGCCTGTGCAACGAGGTGGAGGAGATCCGCAGACAGGCCGACAAGGCCGGGCTGACCCTGTGCAGCATCTACATCGGCGGCGGCACCCCCACCAGCCTTTCGGCCGACCAGCTGCGGCAGCTCATGGGCACCGTGCGGCAGAATTTTGACCTGTCCAAAGTCGTAGAATATACGGTGGAAGCAGGCCGCCCGGACTGCACCGACGCCGAAAAGCTGGCTGTCATCAAGGAGTACGGGGCCACCCGGATCTCCATCAACCCCCAGACCTTCTCGGACGAGGTACTGGCCGGCATCGGCCGCAAGCACTCGGCCCAGGACATCCTGGACTGCTACGCCGAGGCCCGCAAGGCAGGCCACGATGACATCAACATGGACCTCATCGCCGGTCTGCCCGGTGACACGGTGGAAAGCTTTGAGCACAGTCTGCGGCAGGCCATTGCCCTCGACCCGGAGAACATCACCGTGCACACCCTGACCCTCAAGCGGGCCTCCCGGATCGTCATCGAGGACCAGCGGGAAAACGACTACGCCGACGTGGCCGCCATGCTGGAAAAGTGCCGCCTGCTGGCCGAGGCAGGCTACCGGCCCTATTACCTCTACCGCCAGAAGAACACCCTGCAGAACCTGGAAAACGTGGGCTGGTGCAAACCGGGCCACGAGGGATATTACAACATCTACATCATGGAGGAAGTTCAGACCATCCTTTCCGCCGGCGCGGGCGGCAGCACCAAGCTGGTGGCCGACGGCGGCAAACGAATGCAGCGCATCTTCAATTTCAAGTATCCGAACGAGTATATCCAGCGCTTTGCGGAGGTACTGGAACGGAAAAAAGGAGTGGCTGATTTTTATGATCACGATCTGGGTCCCGAAGCGTCTGGTTGA
- the recJ gene encoding single-stranded-DNA-specific exonuclease RecJ, with amino-acid sequence MTYRAWDLKTLDRAAVRELTHAIAEQRTEELEYSAMDEEPWSEQKYAATLAAQQKETALLAGILAARGITDPADALTLLAGEEELSDPALLTDMEKACQRIWQAIDNGETIVVFGDYDVDGVTATALLYQHLKGMGAAVKCMLPSREGDGYGLSRNAIQSIHDKGYRLIVTVDNGISAVAEADFAAELGIDLIITDHHLPPETLPKAVAVVDPRREDDTSPFKGLCGAGVAFKLCAALDDCTPEEMLDYCGDLAAVGTVADVMPLTGENRTLVKAGLRQLQQTDRPGMEALLEEVGLAGKPVTAENISYAIAPRINAAGRMDSAVTALQLVLCEDPDRAEELAHKLNEINAKRQETELQIFKAAEELLEQQPERLEDRVILLWGRDWHPGVIGIVASRLVERTGRPVIVVTVDEHGECKGSGRSVQGFNLHACIGACADLLIRYGGHAMAAGLSVREENLEALRRRLNEWAARECPVLQIPPLTCDLSIHLDRVTVDAVRRLDQLAPFGAENPTPVFLLQNAVLDGVYPVSDGKHSRLRLRQGNASLYAVWFGMRPEQLPYATGDVVDAALNLSVYDAPRGAQLSGRIIDLHPAGLGSAMPQQAALVQALRRGTPLTTEQKNLITPARSDIIAVYRELQARRWHAEDLQPLCAKLGEENTGKTLVAVTALEQVGLIAAAEKGGAKVWELVPTAGKKNLADAPILKCLEGM; translated from the coding sequence ATGACCTACCGTGCCTGGGACCTGAAAACGCTGGACCGCGCCGCCGTCCGGGAGTTGACCCATGCCATCGCGGAGCAGCGTACCGAAGAACTGGAATACAGCGCCATGGACGAGGAGCCCTGGAGCGAACAGAAATATGCCGCCACGCTGGCCGCCCAGCAGAAGGAGACGGCCTTGCTGGCCGGCATCCTGGCGGCCCGCGGCATCACCGACCCGGCCGATGCGCTCACCCTGCTGGCCGGGGAAGAGGAGCTGAGCGACCCCGCCCTGCTCACCGATATGGAAAAAGCCTGCCAGCGCATCTGGCAGGCCATCGACAATGGCGAGACCATCGTGGTGTTCGGCGACTACGACGTGGACGGCGTGACTGCCACGGCATTGCTGTATCAGCACCTCAAGGGCATGGGCGCCGCCGTCAAGTGCATGCTGCCCAGCCGCGAGGGCGATGGCTACGGCCTGTCGCGCAACGCCATCCAGTCCATCCACGACAAGGGCTATCGGCTCATCGTGACGGTGGACAACGGCATCTCCGCTGTAGCCGAGGCCGACTTTGCCGCAGAGCTGGGCATCGACCTTATCATCACCGACCACCATCTGCCGCCCGAGACCCTGCCCAAGGCAGTGGCCGTGGTGGACCCCCGCCGGGAGGACGATACCAGCCCCTTCAAAGGGCTGTGCGGCGCAGGCGTGGCCTTTAAGCTGTGCGCCGCGCTGGACGACTGCACCCCGGAGGAAATGCTGGATTACTGCGGCGACCTGGCCGCTGTGGGCACCGTGGCGGACGTGATGCCCCTGACCGGAGAGAACCGCACCCTGGTCAAGGCCGGCCTGCGGCAGCTGCAGCAGACCGACCGCCCCGGCATGGAAGCCTTGCTGGAAGAAGTGGGCCTTGCGGGCAAACCCGTCACAGCGGAGAATATCAGCTACGCCATTGCGCCCCGCATCAACGCGGCCGGCCGCATGGACAGCGCGGTGACGGCCCTGCAGCTGGTGCTGTGTGAGGACCCGGACCGCGCCGAGGAGCTGGCCCATAAACTCAACGAGATCAACGCAAAACGACAGGAGACCGAGCTGCAGATCTTCAAGGCCGCTGAGGAATTGCTGGAGCAGCAGCCGGAGCGGCTGGAGGATCGTGTGATCCTGCTGTGGGGCCGGGACTGGCACCCCGGCGTCATCGGCATCGTGGCGTCCCGGCTGGTGGAGCGCACCGGCCGCCCGGTCATCGTGGTCACGGTGGACGAGCACGGCGAGTGCAAGGGCAGCGGCCGCAGCGTGCAGGGTTTCAACCTGCACGCCTGCATCGGGGCCTGCGCCGACCTGCTCATCCGCTACGGCGGCCACGCCATGGCGGCGGGCCTCTCGGTGCGGGAAGAAAATCTGGAAGCCCTGCGCCGCCGCCTGAACGAGTGGGCGGCAAGGGAGTGCCCCGTGCTGCAGATCCCGCCGCTGACCTGCGATCTGTCCATCCATCTGGACCGGGTCACGGTGGACGCCGTGCGCCGTCTGGATCAGCTGGCTCCCTTCGGGGCTGAGAACCCCACCCCGGTGTTCCTGCTGCAGAATGCCGTGCTGGACGGGGTATACCCGGTGTCGGACGGCAAACACAGCCGCCTGCGTCTGCGGCAGGGCAATGCCAGCCTGTACGCCGTGTGGTTCGGCATGCGGCCGGAGCAGCTGCCCTATGCCACGGGCGACGTGGTAGACGCTGCCCTGAATCTTTCGGTCTACGATGCGCCCCGTGGCGCGCAGCTTTCGGGCCGCATCATCGACCTGCACCCGGCGGGTCTTGGCAGTGCCATGCCGCAGCAGGCAGCGCTGGTGCAGGCACTGCGCCGCGGCACCCCGCTCACCACAGAACAGAAAAATCTCATCACCCCGGCTCGCAGCGATATCATCGCGGTATACCGGGAGCTGCAGGCCCGCCGCTGGCACGCGGAGGATCTGCAGCCCCTGTGCGCGAAGCTGGGAGAAGAAAATACCGGCAAAACGCTGGTGGCGGTCACGGCACTGGAACAGGTGGGGCTGATCGCCGCCGCAGAAAAGGGCGGAGCCAAAGTGTGGGAGCTGGTGCCCACGGCCGGCAAGAAGAACCTTGCCGACGCCCCGATCCTGAAATGTTTGGAGGGAATGTAA
- the dtd gene encoding D-aminoacyl-tRNA deacylase, whose translation MRAVIQAVSSASVRVNGGEPRAIGPGLMILLGVKDTDSLDIVPKLADKCAGLRIFPDAEGKLNLSARDLGYSALVVSQFTLYGDTKKGYRPSFIKAAKPPLSVDAYELFLAEMNKQGLKDVQHGEFGADMQVSLVNEGPCTIIIDTDEWKKKE comes from the coding sequence ATGCGAGCAGTCATTCAGGCCGTTTCGTCGGCCAGTGTACGGGTAAACGGCGGCGAGCCCCGGGCCATCGGGCCGGGGCTGATGATCCTGCTGGGGGTGAAGGACACCGACAGCCTGGACATCGTGCCCAAACTGGCAGATAAGTGCGCGGGCCTGCGCATTTTTCCGGACGCGGAGGGCAAACTGAACCTCAGCGCGCGGGACCTTGGGTATTCGGCGCTGGTGGTGAGCCAGTTCACCCTCTACGGCGACACGAAAAAAGGCTACCGCCCCAGCTTTATCAAGGCCGCAAAACCGCCCCTCTCGGTGGACGCCTACGAGCTGTTTTTGGCCGAGATGAACAAACAGGGCCTCAAAGACGTGCAGCACGGCGAGTTCGGGGCCGACATGCAGGTGTCGCTGGTGAACGAGGGCCCCTGCACCATCATCATCGACACCGACGAGTGGAAAAAGAAGGAGTGA